A stretch of Kaistella flava (ex Peng et al. 2021) DNA encodes these proteins:
- a CDS encoding alpha/beta hydrolase: MKTIYSYFLLALFLISCKTAAPPQDQIPAHETLNINSVILGETRNINIWTPTDYAKNPNSLPVLYMPDGGLKEDFPHIANTLAELIAAKKIPPTILVGIENTQRRRDLTGPTQVAKDKEIAPVVGGSANFREFIKTELIPAINQKYRTTSEKGIIGESLAGLFVTETLLLEPNLFDYYIAFDPSIWWNDSYIEKHAPDYLTKFPTTEKQFWFAGSADTSKESRAFAKAFEAANLLNLKWYFSDEPKENHGTIFRAKKEKALIWTMNKR, translated from the coding sequence ATGAAAACCATCTATTCCTATTTCCTGCTGGCACTGTTTCTCATCAGTTGTAAAACCGCCGCTCCACCGCAAGATCAAATTCCAGCACACGAAACTTTAAATATCAATTCGGTAATTCTGGGCGAAACGCGTAATATTAATATTTGGACACCAACAGATTACGCCAAAAATCCTAATTCTTTACCCGTTCTTTATATGCCCGATGGCGGCTTGAAAGAAGATTTTCCTCATATCGCAAACACACTTGCTGAACTCATTGCTGCTAAAAAAATCCCACCTACGATTTTGGTCGGAATTGAAAATACTCAACGCAGAAGAGATTTAACGGGACCAACTCAAGTTGCCAAAGACAAAGAAATCGCACCTGTAGTTGGCGGCTCTGCAAACTTCCGGGAATTTATCAAAACAGAACTGATTCCAGCAATCAATCAAAAATACAGAACGACTTCTGAGAAAGGAATTATCGGCGAATCTCTGGCCGGACTTTTCGTGACCGAAACCTTATTGTTAGAACCGAATTTATTTGATTATTATATCGCCTTCGACCCATCCATCTGGTGGAATGATTCCTATATCGAAAAACATGCTCCAGACTATTTGACGAAATTCCCAACCACTGAAAAACAATTTTGGTTTGCAGGTTCTGCCGATACTTCAAAAGAATCCAGAGCATTTGCAAAAGCATTCGAAGCAGCAAATTTGCTAAATCTGAAATGGTATTTTTCTGATGAGCCAAAGGAAAATCACGGCACAATTTTTCGTGCAAAGAAAGAGAAAGCGCTAATTTGGACAATGAATAAGAGGTAG
- a CDS encoding DUF6929 family protein: protein MEITVLNYIKVNNLPSGSGMAKYGGGYYAIGDDSPYLFFLNKKFQVISKTLISNNKDFNGERIIKAEKADFESVELINGTEMVTFGSGGKSPQRDVLVRILLHQPLEIENYDITPFYNHLRNLPEFKNSELNIEATAFYDNQLYLFNRKKSLIIKFNYTHYLSFIKGEAELPTLEIKEFFLPKIDGIESGFSGATILQKDSKIIFTASVEDSINAYEDGEILGSFIGMIDISNNTISKTYQYCAIPNNDEKFKVESVTIDEEIEVGKTKLILITDDDEGSSTIIDCVISW, encoded by the coding sequence ATGGAAATCACCGTTTTAAATTATATAAAAGTCAATAATCTTCCCAGTGGTTCCGGTATGGCAAAATATGGCGGTGGCTATTATGCTATTGGCGATGATTCCCCGTATTTATTTTTCTTAAACAAAAAATTCCAAGTCATTTCTAAAACGCTTATTTCAAATAATAAAGATTTCAATGGCGAAAGAATTATTAAAGCGGAAAAGGCAGATTTTGAGTCCGTGGAATTGATTAACGGAACTGAAATGGTTACGTTTGGTTCCGGCGGAAAATCGCCGCAAAGAGATGTTCTGGTACGCATCTTATTGCACCAACCGCTGGAAATTGAGAATTATGATATCACTCCATTTTATAATCATTTAAGAAATCTGCCCGAGTTCAAAAATTCTGAACTCAATATTGAAGCAACCGCTTTTTACGACAATCAACTTTATCTTTTTAACCGCAAAAAAAGTTTAATTATAAAATTTAACTACACTCATTATTTAAGTTTTATTAAAGGAGAAGCTGAGCTGCCAACGCTGGAAATAAAGGAATTTTTCTTGCCAAAAATCGATGGTATTGAATCGGGATTTTCCGGTGCCACAATTCTACAAAAGGATTCTAAAATTATTTTCACAGCGTCGGTTGAAGATTCCATTAACGCTTATGAGGACGGCGAAATATTAGGCAGTTTTATTGGAATGATTGACATTTCAAATAATACCATTTCTAAAACTTATCAATATTGCGCAATCCCCAATAATGACGAAAAGTTTAAAGTAGAATCCGTAACCATCGACGAAGAAATCGAAGTTGGAAAAACCAAACTTATTTTGATAACCGATGATGACGAGGGAAGTTCAACGATTATCGATTGTGTGATTTCGTGGTAA
- the mgtA gene encoding magnesium-translocating P-type ATPase: MLNLLNKKVTSRFASVDSTTANQLAANQLLEAAKADQQKLYTQLETTDEGLTNQQVLKKRSVYGINEIAHEKAPSWYIQLLGAFINPFNGVLFLIGAVSFFMDVIYAAPGDKDYKEVIVVVLMILTSVLLRFSQEFRSNKAAEQLKSMVKTTASVLRKDTGKIDVDIKELVPGDLISVSAGDMIPADIRILHSKDLFVGQSILTGEAMPVEKHDTSLADNSEKSSLDLENICFLGTNVVSGTARAIVVTTGNQTYFGSMSKSLVGKRAETSFEKGVNSVSWLLIKFMFVMVPLVFLINGIMKGNWLEAFMFGITIAVGLTPEMLPMIVTTNLAKGAVSMSKRKVVVKRLNAIQNIGAMDVLCTDKTGTLTLDKIVLQRHLNIHGIEDDEVFKWAYLNSFYQTGLKNLMDLAVLDYYQNHEHVHADLKLEEFKKIDEIPFDFNRRRMSVILEEKNGNHFLICKGAVEEMLSVCTRAIDPGADDQSQFFTDAIIPLDENLKNKIIEITDKLNEDGLRVLVIGVKESDARPLTYSIADECDLVLTGFIGFLDPAKPSASQAVLELQKLGITVKVLTGDNGIVTKKICREVGIPVTNVLLGNELEKMTDEDFNSKIDTISILAKLSPLQKSRVVKLLQTKGHTVGFMGDGINDASALRDADVGISVDTGVDIAKESADIILLEKDLMVLQDGVIYGRRTHGNIIKYIKMTASSNFGNMFSVLGASALLPFLPMLPIQILINNLLYDFSQISIPWDRMDPDYIQTPHKWDASGISKFMITIGPISSIFDYATFALMWFIFKANSPEHQSLFQTGWFVESLISQTLIVHMIRTRKIPFIQSWASAPVVALTSAIMAVGILIPFSPFATAFKMVPLPFSYFPWLLAILFSYCLLTQFVKTWFIKKYDQWL; this comes from the coding sequence ATGTTAAATCTATTAAATAAAAAAGTGACCTCCCGTTTTGCTTCAGTCGACAGCACTACAGCTAACCAACTCGCAGCAAACCAACTTTTAGAAGCCGCAAAAGCTGATCAGCAAAAACTATATACCCAACTCGAAACCACTGATGAAGGACTCACCAATCAACAGGTCCTAAAAAAACGGTCGGTGTATGGAATCAACGAAATCGCACACGAAAAAGCACCCTCCTGGTACATTCAGTTACTTGGTGCATTTATAAATCCCTTTAACGGAGTTTTATTTTTAATTGGTGCAGTTTCCTTTTTCATGGATGTCATTTATGCCGCTCCCGGCGACAAAGATTACAAAGAAGTGATTGTGGTCGTGCTCATGATTCTGACCAGTGTTTTGTTAAGATTCTCGCAAGAGTTTAGAAGCAACAAAGCGGCAGAACAGTTGAAAAGCATGGTGAAAACGACCGCTTCCGTTCTGCGAAAAGACACCGGTAAAATTGATGTTGATATTAAAGAATTAGTGCCGGGAGATCTCATTTCTGTATCTGCCGGTGATATGATTCCGGCCGATATCAGAATACTTCATTCCAAAGATTTATTCGTAGGACAGTCGATCTTAACCGGTGAAGCCATGCCTGTTGAGAAACATGATACTTCTTTGGCGGACAATTCTGAAAAATCTTCACTCGATTTAGAAAATATTTGTTTCCTCGGCACCAATGTAGTGAGTGGAACTGCTCGTGCGATTGTAGTAACCACAGGAAACCAAACCTACTTCGGCTCAATGTCTAAATCTCTGGTTGGCAAAAGAGCTGAAACAAGTTTTGAAAAAGGTGTCAACAGTGTCAGCTGGTTGCTAATTAAGTTTATGTTTGTGATGGTTCCGCTGGTCTTTTTGATTAATGGAATAATGAAGGGAAACTGGCTCGAAGCGTTCATGTTCGGGATTACCATTGCCGTAGGATTGACGCCCGAAATGTTGCCCATGATTGTTACCACCAATTTAGCGAAAGGCGCTGTAAGCATGAGCAAAAGAAAAGTAGTCGTTAAGAGATTAAATGCTATTCAGAATATCGGCGCAATGGACGTTTTGTGCACCGACAAAACCGGTACTTTGACCCTTGATAAAATAGTCCTGCAAAGACATCTCAATATTCATGGCATTGAAGACGACGAAGTTTTTAAATGGGCTTACCTGAATAGTTTTTATCAAACCGGCTTAAAAAACCTGATGGATTTGGCCGTGCTCGATTATTATCAAAACCACGAACATGTGCACGCTGATTTAAAGCTGGAAGAATTTAAAAAAATAGATGAAATCCCTTTTGATTTTAACCGCAGAAGGATGTCTGTTATTTTGGAAGAAAAAAACGGCAACCATTTTTTGATCTGCAAAGGCGCCGTAGAAGAAATGCTGTCGGTCTGCACTCGGGCGATTGATCCTGGCGCTGATGACCAAAGTCAATTTTTCACCGATGCCATTATTCCTTTAGACGAAAACCTCAAAAACAAAATCATCGAAATCACCGATAAGCTGAATGAAGACGGACTTCGGGTTTTGGTTATTGGCGTAAAAGAAAGTGATGCGCGGCCACTCACCTATTCCATTGCTGATGAATGTGATTTAGTATTAACCGGTTTCATCGGTTTTCTCGATCCTGCAAAACCATCCGCAAGCCAGGCCGTTCTCGAATTGCAAAAATTAGGTATCACCGTAAAAGTGCTCACCGGCGATAACGGAATTGTGACCAAAAAGATTTGCCGCGAAGTTGGTATTCCGGTCACCAATGTGCTGCTCGGCAATGAGTTGGAAAAAATGACCGATGAAGATTTTAACAGTAAAATCGACACCATTTCCATACTCGCAAAATTAAGTCCGCTCCAAAAATCCAGAGTCGTAAAACTGCTACAAACCAAAGGACATACGGTCGGATTTATGGGCGACGGCATCAATGACGCCTCCGCTTTGCGCGACGCAGATGTTGGGATTTCAGTTGATACAGGCGTAGATATCGCTAAAGAAAGTGCCGATATTATCCTGCTCGAAAAAGATCTAATGGTTCTTCAAGATGGCGTTATCTATGGTCGAAGAACGCACGGCAATATCATCAAGTATATAAAAATGACCGCCAGCAGCAACTTCGGAAACATGTTCAGCGTTTTGGGAGCGTCGGCTCTATTACCTTTTTTACCAATGCTTCCAATACAGATCTTGATCAATAATCTTTTGTACGATTTCTCTCAAATATCAATTCCCTGGGACAGAATGGATCCCGATTACATTCAAACTCCACACAAATGGGACGCCAGCGGCATCAGCAAATTTATGATCACCATCGGCCCGATCAGCTCCATTTTCGACTATGCGACTTTCGCTTTGATGTGGTTTATATTCAAAGCCAATTCGCCGGAGCACCAGAGTTTATTCCAGACCGGATGGTTTGTAGAAAGTCTGATCTCCCAAACTTTAATTGTTCACATGATCCGCACACGTAAGATCCCATTTATTCAAAGTTGGGCTTCCGCACCCGTCGTCGCACTCACTTCCGCAATTATGGCCGTCGGCATCCTCATTCCCTTCTCCCCTTTTGCCACCGCTTTCAAAATGGTGCCGCTACCATTCAGTTATTTCCCGTGGTTACTCGCTATTCTTTTCAGCTATTGCCTTTTGACTCAATTCGTAAAAACCTGGTTTATCAAAAAATATGATCAGTGGTTATAA
- a CDS encoding class I SAM-dependent methyltransferase has product MKQQLQKISESQKASWNKFSRGWKKWEQKLYDHMQPTSDGMINLLKPEGSQIILDIAGGTGEPGLSIAQMLNEGKVIITDLSDEMLNIARENASKKGITNVEFKACDVSELPFPDNTFDAVSCRMGFMFFPDMLLAAKEIRRVLKPGGKFATAVWGSSDKNFWGTAIGNTINKNMNLPNPSPDAPGIFRCGKSGLMIDIFNQAGFNNSSETEVICKLNCETAEIYWELMTEIAAPIVASMENADEAMKAKIKKEVCELINEKYPAGNVVIDGIALLIYGEK; this is encoded by the coding sequence ATGAAACAACAACTTCAAAAAATTAGTGAAAGCCAAAAAGCCTCTTGGAATAAATTTTCACGCGGCTGGAAAAAGTGGGAACAGAAACTGTATGATCATATGCAGCCCACAAGCGACGGAATGATTAACCTGCTGAAACCCGAAGGTTCACAAATTATATTAGACATTGCCGGAGGAACTGGCGAACCGGGTTTAAGTATTGCCCAGATGCTTAACGAAGGAAAAGTAATAATCACCGATTTGTCTGATGAGATGCTTAATATCGCCCGTGAAAATGCCTCAAAAAAAGGAATTACAAATGTTGAGTTTAAGGCTTGCGACGTTAGTGAACTTCCTTTTCCTGATAATACTTTTGATGCCGTTAGTTGCCGTATGGGATTTATGTTTTTCCCTGACATGCTTTTAGCAGCCAAAGAAATACGTCGGGTATTAAAACCCGGTGGAAAATTTGCGACGGCAGTTTGGGGTTCATCTGATAAAAATTTCTGGGGAACTGCAATCGGTAATACAATTAATAAAAACATGAATTTGCCCAATCCATCTCCTGATGCGCCTGGTATTTTTCGCTGTGGTAAAAGTGGCTTAATGATCGATATTTTTAATCAGGCAGGTTTTAATAACAGTTCTGAAACTGAAGTAATCTGTAAATTAAACTGTGAAACTGCTGAAATATACTGGGAACTAATGACTGAAATCGCAGCTCCTATCGTTGCATCAATGGAGAATGCTGACGAAGCCATGAAAGCCAAAATTAAAAAAGAAGTTTGCGAATTGATCAATGAAAAATATCCGGCTGGAAATGTAGTCATTGATGGAATCGCACTTTTAATTTATGGTGAAAAATAA
- a CDS encoding M16 family metallopeptidase, whose amino-acid sequence MKKSLYSIAAVFFVSGFMSAQVIDLNQMPKPGPTPTVNIATPQTFKLKNGLTVMVVEDHKLPRVSTTLSFDRPPMVEGSKAGVSSIMADLLGSGTSKISKDEFNKKVDFLGASINYGGDGASASTLSKYYPEILTLFAAGATDAKFSNEELSKSKERGIAGLKSSELSAEVIGRRVYNVLTYGKNTAMGEYETEQTLNAITLADVEDYYKKSYAPNNGYLVVIGDVKYNEVKKMIENAFDGWKKSDYKYPSLPKFTNVAKTEIDVVDVPTAAQSVIKLGDLHDLKMKDPQYFAATTANYILGGGSLETRVNMNLREKNGFTYGAYTSIDTSKYNSNFGGTANVRGEVTDKAIKEFMTEIKGIKTIKPEELKNAKEKIKGTFIMSLERPETVARFALNLITQDLPKDFYTNYLKSVDALTIDQVQKATDTFIKPNNMRIFVAGKTSQFADQLDTLGYPVKYFDTYGNPVAKPEVKKVDANVTLASVADKYIAAIGGKDKVSKITSITSVSTTKMQGMELGIKNTQATGGKVNMEVSMMGNTVQKMTYDGKKGSMTAQGNKMDMPAEMMAAYDKEKNLFPELTFATSKDYTLGGIEKIEGADAYAVKSADTTYYYDVKTGLKVGEIKKQKMQGQEIEVPTYYSNYKDVDGVKFPFTIKVNQMGQDMQLDVQSYVLNKATADDFK is encoded by the coding sequence ATGAAAAAATCATTATATAGTATTGCCGCCGTATTTTTTGTTTCTGGCTTTATGAGTGCACAGGTTATCGACCTTAACCAAATGCCGAAACCGGGACCTACGCCGACTGTAAATATCGCAACTCCCCAAACTTTTAAACTGAAAAACGGTTTAACGGTGATGGTTGTAGAAGATCATAAATTACCACGAGTAAGTACTACTTTATCATTTGACCGTCCACCAATGGTGGAAGGAAGCAAAGCTGGCGTAAGTAGTATTATGGCTGACCTTTTGGGCAGCGGAACTTCGAAAATATCAAAAGACGAGTTTAATAAAAAAGTAGATTTCCTGGGAGCTAGTATTAATTATGGTGGAGATGGTGCAAGTGCCAGTACACTTTCAAAATATTACCCTGAAATTTTAACTCTCTTTGCGGCCGGAGCTACGGATGCGAAATTCTCGAATGAGGAGTTGAGTAAATCAAAAGAGAGAGGAATTGCGGGTTTAAAATCGAGTGAGTTAAGTGCTGAGGTTATTGGACGTCGTGTTTACAATGTGTTGACCTATGGCAAAAATACGGCGATGGGTGAGTATGAAACTGAGCAGACTTTAAACGCGATCACTTTAGCTGATGTTGAGGATTATTACAAAAAATCCTACGCACCTAATAATGGCTACTTAGTTGTAATTGGGGACGTAAAGTACAATGAAGTAAAGAAAATGATTGAGAACGCCTTCGACGGCTGGAAAAAATCAGATTACAAATATCCTTCTTTGCCGAAGTTCACCAATGTTGCCAAAACTGAAATCGATGTGGTGGATGTTCCGACCGCAGCACAATCGGTTATTAAGTTAGGAGATCTTCATGATTTAAAAATGAAAGATCCACAGTATTTTGCTGCGACTACGGCGAATTATATTTTAGGTGGTGGAAGTTTGGAAACCCGTGTGAATATGAACCTTCGTGAGAAAAACGGATTTACTTATGGCGCTTATACTTCAATTGATACGTCGAAATACAATTCTAATTTTGGAGGAACGGCGAATGTTCGTGGTGAAGTAACAGACAAAGCCATCAAAGAATTCATGACGGAAATTAAAGGCATCAAAACCATAAAACCGGAAGAACTGAAAAATGCGAAAGAAAAAATAAAAGGGACTTTCATTATGTCACTGGAAAGACCGGAAACGGTAGCGCGATTTGCGTTGAATTTGATTACTCAGGATTTACCAAAAGATTTCTATACTAATTATTTGAAATCGGTGGATGCCTTGACGATTGATCAAGTTCAGAAAGCGACTGATACTTTCATCAAGCCAAATAATATGAGAATATTTGTGGCAGGGAAAACGAGTCAGTTTGCGGATCAGCTGGATACTTTGGGTTATCCTGTAAAATATTTTGATACCTACGGAAACCCGGTTGCGAAACCTGAAGTGAAAAAAGTTGACGCTAATGTAACTTTAGCAAGTGTGGCAGATAAATACATTGCAGCGATTGGTGGAAAAGATAAAGTTTCGAAGATTACTTCAATCACTTCTGTTTCAACCACTAAAATGCAAGGAATGGAACTGGGTATTAAAAATACGCAGGCAACCGGTGGAAAAGTAAATATGGAAGTTTCTATGATGGGTAACACCGTTCAGAAAATGACGTATGATGGTAAAAAAGGTTCAATGACTGCACAGGGAAATAAAATGGATATGCCCGCAGAAATGATGGCGGCTTATGACAAAGAAAAAAACCTTTTCCCGGAATTAACTTTTGCAACTTCTAAAGATTACACGCTTGGTGGAATCGAGAAAATAGAAGGAGCAGATGCGTACGCTGTAAAATCTGCCGATACGACTTACTACTATGACGTGAAAACCGGCTTAAAAGTAGGGGAGATTAAAAAGCAGAAAATGCAGGGTCAGGAAATCGAAGTTCCGACTTACTATTCCAATTACAAAGATGTTGACGGCGTAAAATTTCCGTTCACCATCAAAGTAAATCAAATGGGACAGGATATGCAGTTGGATGTACAATCTTATGTCTTAAACAAAGCGACAGCAGACGATTTTAAATAA
- a CDS encoding M16 family metallopeptidase, with protein sequence MIKKSFSAFGLLLLGVLSQAQEIKFEEYDLPNGMHVILHQDNKAPVVTTAVMYHVGAKDEIANRTGFAHFFEHLLFEGTPNIKRGEWMKIVGANGGTNNANTTDDRTYYYETFPSNNLQLGLWMESERLRHPVINQIGVDTQNEVVKEEKRLRVDNQPYGNIMKAIKTGLFKKHPYKNTTIGEMEDLDSAKLDEFLAFFKKYYVPNNATLVVAGDFKPAETKKLIDTYFASIPKGAPVVRDLPKEDPITKETVMTYYDPNIQLPAYLYTYRTPSDKTRDSKVLDMVSSYLSNGKSSVLYKKLVDQDKKALQVQAINLGEEDYSVFAFFAIPLGTTTEATLRADIDAEVKKLQTTLISEEDFQKLQNQFENQFVNANSNIQGIASSLATYHVLQGDTNLINKEIEIYRKITREDIRDVAKKYLNSNQRVIINYLPEKK encoded by the coding sequence ATGATAAAAAAATCTTTTTCAGCTTTTGGCCTCCTGCTTTTGGGAGTTTTGTCACAGGCTCAGGAAATTAAATTTGAAGAATATGATTTGCCAAACGGCATGCATGTTATTCTGCATCAAGACAATAAGGCTCCCGTTGTTACGACTGCGGTGATGTATCATGTTGGTGCTAAAGATGAAATCGCTAACCGAACTGGTTTCGCTCACTTTTTTGAGCATTTGCTTTTTGAAGGAACGCCGAATATCAAACGTGGTGAATGGATGAAAATTGTTGGTGCCAATGGTGGTACAAACAATGCCAACACTACCGATGATAGAACTTATTACTACGAAACTTTCCCGTCCAATAATTTACAGTTAGGATTGTGGATGGAATCGGAACGTTTGAGACATCCAGTAATCAATCAGATTGGTGTAGATACTCAAAACGAAGTGGTGAAAGAGGAAAAAAGATTGCGCGTTGATAATCAGCCTTACGGGAATATTATGAAAGCCATTAAAACGGGTTTGTTCAAAAAGCATCCGTATAAAAATACCACAATTGGTGAAATGGAAGATTTGGATTCCGCAAAACTGGATGAGTTTTTGGCTTTCTTTAAAAAATATTACGTTCCGAATAATGCAACTTTGGTTGTAGCAGGAGATTTTAAACCAGCTGAAACGAAAAAATTAATCGATACGTATTTTGCAAGTATTCCGAAAGGAGCGCCGGTTGTGAGAGATTTACCGAAAGAAGATCCAATTACCAAAGAAACGGTAATGACGTATTACGATCCGAATATTCAGTTGCCAGCTTACCTTTATACGTATAGAACGCCAAGTGATAAAACACGGGATTCTAAAGTGTTGGATATGGTTTCTTCTTATTTGAGTAATGGTAAATCTTCTGTACTTTACAAAAAACTGGTAGATCAGGATAAAAAAGCGCTTCAGGTTCAGGCTATTAATTTAGGTGAAGAAGATTACAGTGTATTTGCCTTCTTTGCGATTCCATTGGGAACAACGACAGAAGCTACTTTGAGAGCCGACATCGATGCTGAGGTGAAAAAATTACAGACGACTTTAATTAGTGAAGAAGATTTCCAAAAACTTCAAAACCAGTTTGAAAATCAGTTTGTAAATGCGAACTCTAATATTCAGGGAATTGCAAGTTCTTTGGCTACTTATCACGTTTTACAGGGCGATACCAATTTAATTAATAAAGAAATTGAAATCTACCGAAAAATTACGCGTGAAGATATCCGCGACGTTGCGAAAAAATATCTGAACAGCAACCAAAGAGTTATTATTAATTATTTACCAGAAAAAAAATAA
- a CDS encoding Imm63 family immunity protein, whose protein sequence is MDKINLKEIQKIVEDLSKNLPEKILINSFVTFGNQEDFAKPNIEIDDSENFNFIIVERGQELEKRITLNLDDILYWIFEIITFNLASK, encoded by the coding sequence ATGGACAAAATAAATTTAAAAGAAATTCAAAAAATTGTGGAGGATCTATCTAAAAATCTTCCGGAAAAAATACTAATAAATTCATTCGTAACATTTGGAAATCAAGAAGACTTCGCAAAACCAAATATTGAAATTGATGATTCTGAGAATTTTAATTTTATAATTGTGGAGCGAGGACAGGAATTAGAGAAAAGAATTACTCTAAATTTAGACGATATACTTTACTGGATCTTCGAAATAATTACGTTTAATCTGGCTTCGAAATAA
- a CDS encoding arylamine N-acetyltransferase family protein yields the protein MNSKIDLKSYFQRIGYKGEQTTTLETLQQLHRLHTQAIPFENINSFMGIPVKLDIQSLQQKLIGERRGGYCYEQNLLFKDILETLGFSVKGLAARVLWNQPEDKITRKSHMLLLINYDGKKYIADVGFGAITLTGALLLETDKVQTTPHESFRLTKPHQEYYFLQVQINNEWKTLYRFDLEEQFLPDYEMANWYLSNNPESHFVTDFIAARPDIGRRYTLSNNVFKEHLLNGNTKSNTLTTSGQLKNVLENELKLTLPANLSIDEMFEKAQASAKRQ from the coding sequence ATGAATTCAAAAATCGATTTAAAATCATATTTCCAACGTATTGGCTATAAAGGGGAACAGACCACAACACTGGAAACTCTTCAGCAATTGCATCGACTTCATACCCAAGCGATTCCTTTTGAAAACATCAATTCTTTCATGGGCATTCCGGTAAAGCTCGATATACAATCGCTGCAGCAAAAATTAATCGGTGAGCGTCGTGGTGGTTATTGTTATGAGCAAAACTTACTATTCAAAGACATATTAGAAACGCTGGGATTTTCTGTTAAAGGACTTGCAGCGCGTGTACTCTGGAATCAACCGGAAGACAAAATCACCCGAAAAAGCCACATGTTATTATTGATCAATTATGACGGAAAAAAATATATTGCCGATGTCGGTTTTGGCGCAATAACCCTCACAGGCGCATTGTTATTGGAAACAGACAAAGTACAAACAACGCCGCATGAATCTTTTCGTCTTACAAAACCTCATCAGGAATACTATTTTCTACAGGTTCAGATCAACAATGAATGGAAGACTTTGTACCGTTTTGATCTGGAGGAACAATTTCTGCCCGACTACGAAATGGCAAACTGGTATCTTTCAAATAATCCCGAATCGCATTTTGTAACCGATTTTATTGCTGCACGTCCCGATATTGGTCGGCGATACACCCTTAGCAACAATGTATTTAAAGAACATTTACTCAACGGAAATACAAAAAGCAATACACTTACCACTTCGGGCCAATTGAAAAACGTACTCGAAAACGAATTAAAATTGACACTTCCCGCCAACTTATCAATCGATGAAATGTTTGAAAAAGCACAAGCTTCGGCTAAAAGACAATAG
- a CDS encoding alpha/beta fold hydrolase, with product MKKYLQILTISILFIVISCVSKSKIEPGNYNEKIDGISINYTISGKGPIMIVGHPNSGKIGYELTLKPLEDKFTMVYYDSRGTGKSDAPKKIDDYNNDKLTNEIDLLRRKLGVSQIWLFGHSDQSAVALQYAVEHPQNVLGLILTGTSFIGDMDETIKRRKDTENKRKNESAWFLQVVEDWEYMYVNDTDKDKNGRDLSDAPFKWWTYDQETFEKVKPIIKRIAEEGRRKPIAGKSYYETQTQRQKYLDIQKKFKTLQTKSLIINGKFDTNNPPKFAEELQRNLPNSKLILIDKAGHFPWVEQPEKTFEEINRWLNN from the coding sequence ATGAAAAAATATTTGCAAATTTTAACAATTTCAATTTTGTTTATTGTAATATCGTGTGTTTCAAAATCAAAAATTGAACCCGGAAATTATAACGAAAAAATTGACGGAATTTCTATAAATTATACGATTTCAGGTAAGGGCCCAATAATGATCGTTGGACATCCAAATTCTGGAAAAATTGGATATGAATTAACATTAAAACCACTCGAAGATAAGTTTACAATGGTTTATTACGATTCTCGTGGAACCGGTAAATCTGATGCACCCAAAAAAATTGATGATTATAATAATGATAAATTGACAAATGAGATTGATCTATTACGCAGAAAACTTGGCGTCAGTCAAATTTGGCTTTTTGGTCATTCAGACCAAAGTGCAGTAGCATTACAATACGCAGTTGAACATCCTCAAAATGTTTTAGGTTTAATTTTAACAGGTACAAGTTTTATTGGAGATATGGATGAAACAATTAAACGTAGAAAAGATACAGAAAATAAAAGAAAAAATGAATCTGCATGGTTTCTACAAGTTGTCGAAGATTGGGAATACATGTATGTAAATGACACTGACAAAGACAAAAACGGCAGAGATCTATCTGACGCTCCCTTTAAATGGTGGACGTACGATCAAGAAACTTTTGAAAAAGTAAAACCAATAATAAAAAGAATTGCGGAAGAAGGAAGAAGAAAACCGATTGCAGGAAAATCTTATTATGAAACCCAAACACAACGACAAAAGTATTTGGATATTCAGAAAAAATTTAAAACGCTACAAACAAAATCTTTAATTATAAATGGAAAATTTGACACCAATAATCCTCCAAAATTTGCAGAAGAATTACAAAGAAATTTACCAAATTCAAAATTAATACTAATCGATAAAGCTGGTCATTTCCCATGGGTTGAACAACCTGAAAAGACTTTTGAAGAAATTAACAGATGGCTAAATAATTGA